A window of the Candida orthopsilosis Co 90-125, chromosome 1 draft sequence genome harbors these coding sequences:
- a CDS encoding Uga1 GABA transaminase gives MTVQSISAQYFPEEPKAPVVKSTKGSSSKQAIETLGKVFDARGAYFVADYGKSQGNYIADVDGNLYLDVYAQIASIPLGYNNPALIEVAKSDKMIRAIVDRPALGNFPGNDLDEIVSDILKVAPKGQDKLWSGLSGADANELAFKATFFWYQAQKRGYHSDFSPEEVESVMHNQAPGAPELAILSFERAFHGRLFASGSTTCSKPIHKLDLPAFKWPKAQFPSYKYPLEDNVEANKKEDKRCLSIVSDLFKTWSVPIAGVLVEPIQSEGGDNHASAEFFQSLRDITLKHGALLIMDEVQTGVGATGVMWAHERFNLQPPPDLVTFSKKFQSAGYFYHDPEITPNLAYRQFNTWCGDPARMTLAGAIGKEIVKHDLTTRASEVGDYLYKKLEKLQEKYPKHLRDLRGKDRATFIAWSLENGAARNKFLSDMKEVGVNIGGCAEDSVRLRPTLVFEEKHADILIDAIEKVLSKY, from the coding sequence ATGACAGTccaatcaatttctgcTCAGTACTTCCCAGAAGAGCCAAAAGCACCTGTTGTCAAATCCACCAAAGGCAGCAGCTCTAAAcaagcaattgaaactttggGAAAAGTGTTTGATGCCCGTGGTGCTTACTTTGTTGCTGACTATGGTAAATCACAGGGTAATTATAttgctgatgttgatggGAACTTGTACTTGGACGTTTATGCTCAAATCGCTTCCATTCCATTGGGTTACAACAACCCTGCGTTGAttgaagttgcaaaatcaGACAAAATGATTAGAGCTATTGTTGATAGGCCAGCTTTAGGAAACTTTCCAGGTAATGATTtagatgaaattgtttcagATATTTTGAAGGTGGCACCAAAGGGGCAAGATAAATTATGGTCTGGATTGTCAGGTGCTGATGCTAATGAATTGGCTTTCAAGGCTACCTTTTTCTGGTACCAAGCTCAAAAGAGAGGCTATCATAGTGACTTTTCACCAGAAGAAGTCGAATCAGTGATGCATAATCAAGCTCCAGGTGCTCCAGAATTGGCTATTCTTTCATTTGAACGTGCATTCCACGGTAGATTGTTTGCATCTGGTTCCACCACGTGTTCGAAACCAATCCACAAGTTGGACTTACCAGCTTTCAAATGGCCAAAAGCTCAATTCCCATCATACAAATATCCTTTGGAGGATAATGTTGAAGCCAACAAAAAGGAAGATAAAAGATGCTTACTGATTGTTTCTGACCTATTCAAAACGTGGTCTGTTCCAATTGCTGGTGTGTTGGTTGAGCCAATCCAATCAGAAGGTGGTGACAACCATGCATCTGCTGAGTTCTTCCAGAGTTTGAGAGATATCACATTGAAGCATGGTGCATTGTTAATCATGGATGAGGTTCAAACTGGTGTAGGCGCCACTGGTGTCATGTGGGCTCATGAAAGATTCAACTTGCAACCACCACCAGATCTTGttactttttcaaaaaagttCCAATCTGCTGGTTACTTTTACCATGACCCAGAAATTACTCCAAACTTGGCTTACAGACAATTCAATACTTGGTGTGGGGACCCAGCTAGAATGACCTTGGCTGGTGCAATTGGTAAGGAAATTGTTAAGCACGATTTGACTACAAGAGCATCGGAGGTTGGAGACTACTTGTACAAgaagttggaaaaattgcaaGAAAAATACCCAAAACACTTGCGTGACTTGAGAGGTAAGGACAGAGCTACATTCATTGCATGGTCCTTGGAAAATGGTGCAGCTAGAAACAAATTCTTGAGTGACATGAAGGAGGTTGGTGTCAACATTGGGGGATGTGCTGAAGATTCGGTTAGATTGAGACCAACATTGGTATTTGAAGAGAAACATGCTGATATCTTGATAGACGCTATTGAGAAAGTCTTGTCAAAGTATTAA
- a CDS encoding Vps36 protein (involved in proteolytic activation of Rim101p, which regulates pH response): MSWLKIWQPIKVNRSDRPILDDNEFNVYIKDNVGLYQGKSKIILHQNGRLYLTNKRVIYFDNNDIKNSISVNLDQLTSAELIERFLRSSPKVKLYIKTESQSSEDKLKMGSAIGFDWVCKICSFKNHVPGNIHADMEAPKCIACGVPNKNFMQDISAKSSENSSISTPIVSTNPCTPNNGLVDPSPSPVNSTPEPASSTDRVPTGQCPTCTFINHKSLKFCEMCGTELRSTTFEINKALKDISIESNPLSLRIEGEEQYTNNQPYIKISFRKGGESQFFQEVATLIDEIKWENLRIKGGVNQNSIKLGKNNEQVRPNGAGIHALEAFGEQQRKNNEKILSSSLDDLEQLMFKFEDLIKLSISFKRLLESKDNNIYKSIPPLSINRTSKLYHSELSRHMSEYLTSFVLTKKSSMITLPDLFAEYNRFLVKCSGFGSELVDVADFKKSIDLFQTLNLPVVSNKYEKSGIVVIRPKTHARTYSEFIVELLKQQEHRYKRSLIRAELIDDDDNDGLNHENGCYGATVSEISHAMNWSYSVTLEELDKATDSAQVVIDQSISGTFYYVNKFAYDFDWDDSKEVQEIKDEIVEEQKEITASLKNEYESSHVSNLLNLNTEYEFGITTEQPKTSDSQATSLASQSLNGLEGLEF, translated from the coding sequence ATGTCTTGGTTGAAAATATGGCAACCTATAAAAGTTAACAGAAGTGACAGGCCAATACTCGACGACAATGAGTTTAACGTCTACATAAAAGATAATGTCGGACTATATCAAGGAAAGTCAAAGATTATTCTACATCAAAATGGGAGACTATACTTAACAAATAAAAGAGTCATTTACTTTGATAACAATGATATCAAGAATAGCATTTCCGTTAATTTAGATCAGCTCACTTCAGCAGAATTAATAGAACGATTTTTGAGGTCCTCCCCTAAAGTTAAATTGTATATCAAAACTGAGAGTCAGAGCAGTGAGGACAAGTTAAAGATGGGATCTGCAATTGGGTTTGATTGGGTATGCAAGATTTGCTCTTTCAAAAACCATGTGCCTGGAAACATACATGCAGATATGGAAGCTCCCAAGTGTATTGCTTGTGGAGTACCTAATAAGAATTTCATGCAAGACATTCTGGCCAAATCTAGTGAGAATAGCTCAATCAGTACTCCTATAGTGTCAACGAATCCTTGTACTCCAAATAACGGTTTAGTAGACCCATCTCCATCACCTGTGAATCTGACCCCAGAGCCCGCATCCTCAACTGATCGAGTACCAACTGGCCAGTGTCCGACATGTACattcatcaaccacaaatcattgaaattttgcGAAATGTGTGGCACCGAGTTGAGATCCACTACGTTTGAAATTAATAAAGCTTTAAAGGACATCTCGATCGAATCAAATCCCCTCAGCTTGAGaattgaaggagaagaGCAATATACCAATAATCAACCTTATATAAAGATTAGCTTCCGAAAAGGCGGCGAGtcccaattttttcaagaagTAGCAACCTTAATAGATGAGATCAAATGGGAAAATCTACGAATAAAGGGCGGTGTTAATCAGAATTCGATAAAATTGGGAAAAAATAATGAGCAGGTTAGACCAAATGGTGCTGGAATTCATGCATTGGAAGCTTTTGGTGAGCAACAAAGAAAGAACAATGAAAAGATTCTCAGCTCGTCTTTGGATGATTTAGAGCAGTTGATgtttaaatttgaagatttgatcAAGCTTTCGATATCCTTTAAAAGATTGCTAGAGAGCAAGGATAACAACATTTACAAAAGCATCCCACCATTGAGTATAAATCGCACATCAAAGCTATACCACAGCGAGCTAAGTCGACATATGAGTGAATACTTAACAAGCTTTGTACTCACTAAAAAATCCTCCATGATAACCTTGCCTGACTTGTTTGCTGAATACAATCGATTTTTAGTAAAGTGTTCTGGCTTTGGCTCTGAACTAGTAGATGTCGCTGATTTTAAGAAActgattgatttgtttcaaactttgaatCTTCCCGTGGTTCTGAATAAATATGAAAAGAGTGGGATTGTTGTTATTCGACCTAAAACCCATGCCCGTACGTACAGTGAGTTCATCGTGGAGCTTTTGAAGCAGCAAGAGCATAGGTATAAGAGAAGCTTGATAAGAGCAGAGTTGATCGATGAcgatgataatgatggaCTCAACCATGAGAATGGTTGTTACGGGGCCACAGTTTCAGAAATTTCGCATGCTATGAACTGGTCCTATAGTGTAACTTTGGAGGAATTGGATAAAGCTACCGACTCAGCTCAAGTTGTTATCGATCAGAGCATATCTGGAACATTTTATTACGTTAACAAGTTTGCGTACGATTTCGACTGGGATGACTCGAAAGAAGTTCAGGAAATTAAGGATGAGATTGTGGAGGAGCAGAAGGAAATCACagcaagtttgaaaaatgaataCGAAAGCTCGCATGTTTCCAATTTGCTCAATCTTAATACCGAGTATGAGTTTGGAATAACAACCGAACAGCCGAAAACTTCCGATAGTCAAGCTACATCTTTGGCTAGTCAATCGCTAAATGGTTTAGAAGGATtagaattttga
- a CDS encoding Hym1 protein (Mo25 family domain protein of RAM cell wall integrity signaling network), which translates to MAFLFKRDPKNPPELVRALNDQLIKLDNTNDPSSYKKYQDESGRYLKQIKAIIYGDDENEPQQEQIQVLSTEILQTNSLYLSTFTLSKLDFDSRKDVVVVYSTLLRRNSLNGVKQPTTTSSSPPPVVDYLVHAHSNILDYLLRGPEHPEIALVTGQIIRDCIKFERVNKYVLYSPLFWNFFKYVETPTFEIACDAMMTLNDVLTTHKKLVSEFLANNYETFMTKINGLIKSSNYVTKRQSVKLLNDLVSQKANYQFLHKYFADTKNLKYTMLLLSEKSKNLQLEGFHLLKFFVANPKRTPKVNETLIKNKSNFLEFFKTFDLASFHDSSLLEERNYIIKQIEELPDKNAPN; encoded by the coding sequence ATGGcttttttattcaaacGTGACCCCAAAAACCCACCAGAGTTAGTGAGAGCTTTAAATGACCAGTTAATCAAGCTCGATAACACAAACGATCCTTCGAGTTATAAAAAATATCAAGATGAATCAGGGCGATATTTAAAACAAATTAAGGCTATTATCTACGGCGATGATGAAAACGAACCCCAACAGGAGCAAATACAAGTACTATCAACAGAAATTCTACAAACAAATAGCTTGTACTTGTCAACATTCACTTTAAGTAAATTGGACTTTGATTCCCGAAAAGATGTGGTTGTTGTGTACTCGACTTTGTTACGACGAAATTCATTGAATGGTGTcaaacaaccaacaacCACGTCGCTGTCACCCCCTCCAGTTGTTGATTACCTAGTCCACGCCCATTCTAATATATTGGACTATCTCTTGAGAGGTCCCGAACATCCTGAAATAGCTCTCGTCACTGGCCAAATAATAAGAGATTGCATAAAGTTTGAAAGAGTCAATAAATACGTTCTATACAGCCCcttgttttggaattttttcAAGTATGTGGAGACtccaacttttgaaattgcttGTGACGCAATGATGACTTTGAATGATGTATTGACTACTCATAAAAAATTGGTGTCTGAATTTTTAGCAAATAATTACGAAACATTCATGACAAAGATCAACGGGTTGATCAAGTCAAGCAACTATGTCACTAAACGACAAAGCGTCAAACTTCTCAACGATTTAGTATCTCAAAAGGCCAATTATCAATTCTTGCATAAATACTTTGCTGACACAAAGAATCTCAAGTATACGATGTTGCTTTTGAGTGAGAAACTGAAAAATCTACAATTGGAAGGGTTTCAtcttttgaagttttttGTTGCTAACCCGAAACGAACTCCCAAAGTCAATGAGACTTTGATTAAGaataaatccaattttcttgagtttttcaaaacgtTCGATCTTGCTAGCTTTCATGATTCCAGTTTACTTGAGGAAAGAAATTACATCATCAAGCAGATTGAAGAGTTGCCTGATAAAAATGCACCTAACTAA
- a CDS encoding Vma7 subunit of the V-ATPase complex (which is involved in control of vacuolar pH), translating to MRNFISVYRFWPKNISHRSEFNNRHNQFNSFTYYQANTSKMSSGSEAMTKRKLIATIADEDTVTGLLLAGIGQVSNEPGKETNFLTVIPGKTSVEDIDEAFETFTKERDDIAILLINQHLADLIRYKVDSYTNAFPAILEIPSKDHPYDPEKDSILKRVRRLFGE from the coding sequence ATGAGAAACTTTATCAGCGTTTATCGTTTTTGGCCGAAAAACATTTCCCACAGGTCAGAGTTCAACAACAGGCacaaccaattcaattcattcacATACTATCAGGCAAACACATCAAAGATGAGTTCCGGAAGTGAAGCAATGACAAAGCGTAAATTGATCGCTACAATTGCCGATGAAGACACGGTAACAGGCTTACTTCTTGCTGGAATTGGTCAAGTATCCAACGAACCAGGTAAAGAAACCAATTTTCTTACCGTGATCCCAGGAAAGACTTCAGTTGAAGATATCGATGAGgcttttgaaacatttaCCAAAGAACGTGATGATATTGCTATTTTAttaataaatcaacattTGGCCGATTTAATAAGATATAAAGTTGATAGTTATACAAATGCGTTTCCAGCAATATTGGAAATACCTTCTAAAGACCATCCGTATGATCCAGAGAAGGattcaatattgaagagAGTTAGAAGATTGTTTGGAGAATAG
- a CDS encoding Bat21 branched chain amino acid aminotransferase: MQILKRSVPLLSRSFLARSFNRFNSTNATAPLNASKLVIEKTTNPKPKLPKNELVFGKTFTDHMLEVEWDTETGWGIPKISPYHNLSLDPSTIVFHYAFELFEGMKAYRDKQGNIRTFRGDKNMARMNKSAERIALPQFNGEELQKLIDQLLILDQDFVPEGKGYSLYIRPTLIGTSASLGVSTPDKALLYVIASPVGPYYSSGFKPVSLEATDYAVRAWPGGVGDKKLGANYAPCVLPQLQASKRGFHQNLWLFGDEGFITEVGTMNAFFVFQDPATGKKELATAPLDGTILEGVTRDSILELARTRLPKDEWVVSERKFTIHEVKEAAQRGNLVEAFGAGTAAVVSPIKNIGFRGENISVPVSLGNSGELTAQVAEWIRKIQYGEEEYKNWSRVAK, from the coding sequence ATGCAAATACTAAAGAGAAGTGTGCCCCTTTTGTCCCGATCTTTCCTTGCGAGATCCTTCAATCGTTTCAACTCCACCAATGCTACGGCTCCTTTGAATGCATCAAAGTTGgtaattgaaaaaacaaCTAATCCTAAGCCAAAACTCCCAAAGAATGAGTTGGTCTTCGGTAAAACATTCACTGACCATATGTTGGAGGTGGAATGGGATACAGAGACTGGCTGGGGGATACCAAAGATCTCGCCATACCACAATTTATCACTTGATCCATCAACTATTGTATTCCACTATGCCTTCGAGTTATTTGAAGGAATGAAAGCATACAGAGATAAACAAGGAAATATTAGAACATTTAGAGGGGACAAAAATATGGCAAGAATGAATAAGTCTGCAGAAAGAATTGCTTTACCACAGTTCAACGGGGAagagttgcaaaaattgattgatcaATTGCTAATTCTTGATCAAGATTTTGTTCCAGAGGGAAAGGGATACTCTTTATACATCAGGCCTACTTTGATTGGAACGTCTGCCTCTTTAGGTGTCAGTACCCCAGATAAAGCCTTATTATACGTCATTGCATCACCAGTTGGACCTTACTACTCAAGTGGATTTAAGCCTGTCAGTTTGGAAGCTACTGACTACGCCGTCAGAGCATGGCCAGGAGGTGTTGGGGACAAGAAATTGGGAGCAAATTATGCGCCATGTGTTTTGCCTCAATTACAAGCATCCAAGAGAGGATTCCATCAAAACTTGTGGTTATTTGGAGACGAAGGATTTATTACCGAGGTTGGAACAATGAATGCATTTTTTGTATTCCAAGATCCAGCTACCGGTAAAAAAGAGTTAGCGACTGCCCCCCTTGATGGTACAATCTTGGAAGGAGTAACCAGAGATTCAATTTTAGAATTAGCTAGAACAAGATTACCAAAAGATGAGTGGGTCGTTTCGGAGAGAAAGTTCACAATCCATGAGGTTAAGGAAGCTGCCCAAAGGGGAAATTTGGTAGAAGCATTTGGTGCTGGTACCgctgctgttgtttctCCTATCAAAAATATTGGTTTTAGAGGTGAGAACATTTCTGTCCCCGTGTCCCTTGGTAATTCTGGAGAGTTGACAGCCCAAGTAGCTGAATGGATCAGAAAGATTCAATAcggtgaagaagaatacAAGAACTGGTCTAGAGTAGCAAAATAG
- a CDS encoding Taf14 DNA-binding transcription factor, with amino-acid sequence MSEVKRTIRITTEQHIMPDVPPVENYPMRKWSIQITMLDSEGKEIPAKILDRVTYTLHPTFANPIRAIKQQPFKIEEQGWGEFDIPISIHILGINGKPGERKFQHDLNFLQEKYVNDHVISIPVGPHKNPQLNKILTESGRLPFDEAGNTTTGGASAAGGIKRKLDGSNGGQAQANAADRKKLKGAVKGNVDLEKLANGLSKLSEDDLIVVVQMVTDNRTNEMNIKNDVDNGEFTMDLYTLPDSLLKSLWDYVKKHTGEA; translated from the exons ATGTCAGAA GTCAAAAGAACTATTAGAATAACTACTGAGCAACATATCATGCCAGATGTTCCTCCAGTTGAGAACTATCCAATGAGAAAATGGTCCATTCAAATAACAATGCTTGATTcagaaggaaaagaaatccCAGCAAAAATATTGGATAGAGTTACGTATACCTTGCACCCCACTTTTGCCAATCCAATAAGAGCTATCAAACAGCAACCtttcaagattgaagaacaaGGTTGGGGTGAGTTCGACATACCCATTTCTATACACATTTTGGGTATCAATGGTAAACCAGGTGAGCGTAAGTTCCAGcatgatttgaattttttgcaaGAAAAATACGTAAACGACCATGTGATTTCAATCCCAGTTGGACCACATAAGAAtcctcaattgaataagaTCCTAACAGAAAGCGGCCGTTTGCCCTTTGATGAAGCTGGCAATACCACAACAGGTGGTGCTTCTGCTGCAGGGGGGATAAAGAGAAAATTAGATGGCTCGAATGGTGGGCAAGCTCAAGCAAATGCAGCGGACaggaaaaaattgaaaggaGCAGTTAAGGGAAATGTAGATTTAGAGAAATTGGCTAATGGATTGAGCAAATTGAGCGAGGATGATTTAATTGTCGTGGTTCAAATGGTTACCGATAATAGAACCAACGAAAtgaatatcaaaaatgatgTTGACAACGGAGAGTTTACAATGGATTTGTATACTTTGCCtgattcattgttgaagagtttGTGGGACTATGTGAAGAAACATACAGGCGAAGCTTAG
- a CDS encoding Ste4 Beta subunit of heterotrimeric G protein (Beta subunit of heterotrimeric G protein of mating signal transduction pathway), giving the protein MMDPKNRNSTRTLSSQKSGYSVFQSKLQPKIQLQEQVEESLLKQIEVTKEKAKLLYDEIISVKKRTQDTNLQRASVNVATIPRNSCKLRLYNTLCGHQNKVAKLSWNSDSTKILSASQDGYMILWDTITGYKKQAIQLDNPWVLTSSISPNEKLVASAGLDNNCTIYKIKSDTSNNPVSVQQQFRSNAFPMQTGFFQSVQSIFKGHTAYISECEFIGNNSIVTGSGDMTCMLWDITKGSKSRDFIDHVGDVLCLTVFPANILSDNLFISGSSDGYAKVWDLRSPTPTQSFSISYSDVNCVRVFPDGNAFAVGSDDGQIRLIDLRSDCELAHYSLNSEIRNMQALHEKGMGQISPTMPLDRKTYTFGNSYSMLTPSSAPVNASLASSDGLSISSRNSTLESSGVLSLDFGKSGRLLYSCYSDHGCVVWDTLKNEIIGTLGSEHLNKINRVAVSPDGVALVTGSWDSTIKVWSV; this is encoded by the coding sequence ATGATGGATCCTAAAAACCGAAATTCGACTAGAACACTTTCATCACAAAAATCAGGATACCTGGTCTTTCAAAGCAAATTGCAACCAAAGATTCAGTTGCAagaacaagttgaagagTCTCTCTTGAAACAGATTGAAGTAACAAAGGAAAAAGCAAAATTATTGTATGATGAGATAATCAGTGTCAAAAAGCGCACCCAAGACACCAATTTGCAAAGAGCATCGGTCAACGTTGCAACCATACCGCGAAATTCATGCAAATTGAGACTATATAACACATTATGTGGgcatcaaaacaaagttgCAAAGTTGTCTTGGAACTCAgactcaacaaaaatattaTCTGCATCCCAGGACGGGTACATGATCCTTTGGGATACAATCACTGGATATAAAAAGCAAGCAATTCAATTAGATAACCCCTGGGTTCTTACCTCTAGCATATCACCCAATGAAAAATTAGTGGCCTCTGCCGGATTGGACAACAATTGTACAATATATAAGATCAAGTCTGATACCTCGAACAATCCAGTTCTGgtgcaacaacaatttcgAAGCAATGCTTTCCCTATGCAGACTggattttttcaatctgTTCAGTCGATTTTCAAGGGCCATACGGCATACATTTCTGAATGCGAGTTCATTGGCAATAATTCCATTGTGACCGGCAGTGGTGATATGACATGTATGTTGTGGGACATAACAAAGGGATCTAAATCCCGTGACTTCATTGATCATGTAGGGGACGTTTTATGTCTTACCGTGTTTCCAGCTAACATCTTACTGGATAATCTCTTTATCAGTGGCTCTTCAGACGGGTATGCCAAGGTTTGGGATTTGAGACTGCCTACACCAACACAAAGTTTCAGTATCTCTTATAGCGATGTCAATTGTGTCAGAGTATTCCCCGACGGAAATGCATTTGCTGTCGGATCAGACGACGGACAAATaagattgattgatttgagGAGTGATTGTGAACTTGCTCATTATTCATTGAATCTGGAAATCCGAAACATGCAAGCTTTACATGAGAAAGGCATGGGACAGATATCACCTACAATGCCCTTGGATAGAAAGACATACACATTTGGAAATAGCTATTCAATGTTAACTCCTTCAAGCGCTCCCGTTAATGCATCTTTAGCTTCAAGCGATGGACTAAGCATAAGCTCTAGGAATTCGACCTTGGAAAGCTCTGGTGTGCTTTCCCTAGATTTTGGAAAGAGTGGGAGATTGTTGTACTCCTGCTACTCAGACCACGGGTGCGTTGTGTGGGacactttgaaaaatgaaattattgGCACTTTAGGGAGCGAgcatttgaacaaaataaacagGGTGGCTGTGAGCCCTGATGGAGTTGCATTGGTAACTGGCTCTTGGgattcaacaattaaaGTTTGGAGCGTATAG
- a CDS encoding Tbf1 protein (essential transcriptional activator that regulates ribosomal protein genes and the rDNA locus; similar to C. parapsilosis CPAR2_211050 and C. albicans TBF1), whose translation MDDHNIDAIFQQKQASEQRSQAEISAEEAISSIAHELTKDTGAHEQLAFQSQKHDHDHSMDHEQEPKRQKTDDPTKTKSLSSPSNDSNTSNIIGNASQESIRNINSGHGEKNDQSDADLIHQAHDQLQRLQQQQQQQLHRGGSEGPEHEKNTSVAESSSHSTRKTPNQAQDPLQDEQPTNRSSLSAIPSDSELFNTNAAHVAYSSLSSQYQHSSVDSRHAVFTSANLSVLPLPIVGADFLPPRIQLLINTLPTLDNLSTQLLRIVAKSSYKRIIDIASNPETPEGATYRDLTSLFEFTKRLYSEEDPFLTVDHVAPGMWHIGEETPRVFKNKEQSIESTLRKVNLATFLAAALGTMEVGFFYLNESFLDIFCPAHDLDIKYHLSDTSYLDTANSLATSIQTGVGSSVGAKIGRLLKPQAMLYLDLKTQAYISAIEAGERSREEILEDILPDNMDQILLARRNVDLLLPSEVDFVDRCKSRKALLLNYDEEQTQVPLSEEFKWFTFLRDLFDYVSKNMGYLIWGKSGKPVREKKDYPPISPEMYDQINARMNYRPSRNNDDDSDSADTAKLLPSEIREQQIHVNGHKPSQRRPWTRDEEKAFRHALELNGPHWSKILELFGKGGKINEALKNRNQVQLKDKARNWKVFYLKNGMELPSYLKTVTGNLEDRVKRSISRQEKTAAAPVPNVQNQKKRQQQEQAKEQEQRNQRDEDTNIDSSFK comes from the coding sequence ATGGATGATCACAATATTGATGCGATTTTTCAGCAGAAGCAAGCATCAGAGCAACGAAGTCAGGCAGAAATATCTGCCGAAGAGGCAATTTCATCGATTGCACATGAATTAACAAAAGATACAGGCGCTCACGAGCAGTTGGCCTTCCAAAGTCAGAAGCATGATCATGACCATTCAATGGACCATGAACAAGAACCAAAGAGACAAAAAACTGACGACCCGACCAAAACTAAGCTGCTAAGTCTGCCATCAAATGATAGCAATACATCCAACATCATCGGTAATGCATCTCAAGAAAGCATCAGAAACATAAATTCTGGACACGGTGAGAAGAACGATCAGAGTGATGCAGATTTGATCCATCAGGCGCATGACCAGTTGCAACGAttgcaacagcagcagcaacaacaactccaTCGTGGAGGCTCTGAGGGACCTGAACACGAAAAGAACACAAGCGTGGCGGAATCATCTTCCCACTCGACAAGAAAAACACCCAACCAAGCGCAAGATCCACTACAGGATGAACAACCAACAAATCGCTCTTCCTTATCTGCCATCCCATCAGACTCAGAGCTTTTCAACACAAACGCGGCTCATGTCGCTTATTCCTCATTGTCATCACAATATCAGCACCTGAGTGTAGACTCCAGGCATGCCGTATTTACCCTGGCAAACTTATCGGTGCTACCTTTGCCAATCGTGGGGGCTGATTTTCTACCCCCTAGGATTCAACTATTGATCAACACCTTACCAACGTTGGATAACTTATCAACACAGTTGTTACGTATTGTTGCAAAGTCTTCCTACAAAAGAATCATCGATATCGCTTCGAATCCTGAAACCCCTGAAGGTGCAACTTATCGTGACTTGACCTCCTTGTTTGAATTCACCAAGAGGCTATACTCTGAGGAAGATCCGTTTCTAACTGTCGATCATGTTGCACCGGGAATGTGGCACATTGGTGAGGAAACACCTcgtgttttcaaaaacaaggAGCAAAGTATTGAATCGACACTTAGAAAAGTGAATTTAGCCACATTTCTAGCAGCGGCTTTGGGTACCATGGAAGTTGGATTCTTTTATTTAAATGAATCGTTTTTGGATATATTTTGTCCTGCTCACGACTTGGACATCAAGTATCACTTGAGTGACACAAGTTATTTAGATACTGCAAACTCTTTGGCCACTAGTATACAAACTGGTGTAGGTTCTTCAGTGGGAGCCAAAATAGGTAGGCTATTAAAACCACAAGCAATGTTGTACCTTGATTTGAAAACGCAAGCATATATATCAGCAATTGAGGCCGGGGAGCGTTCCAGGGAGGAAATTTTAGAGGACATTTTGCCTGATAATATGGATCAGATCTTATTGGCCAGGAGAAATGTGGATTTGTTGTTACCTTCggaagttgattttgttgatagGTGTAAATCAAGGAAAGCATTGTTACTCAACTACGATGAGGAGCAAACACAAGTTCCCTTGAGTGAGGAATTCAAATGGTTCACTTTTTTGAGAGATCTTTTTGATTACGTTTCAAAGAACATGGGTTATTTAATTTGGGGCAAAAGTGGAAAGCCTGTTCGTGAAAAGAAGGACTACCCACCAATAAGTCCGGAAATGTATGATCAAATTAATGCCAGGATGAATTACCGTCCTTCGAGAAATAATGATGACGACAGTGATTCCGCAGACACTGCCAAGCTCTTACCTTCAGAGATTAGAGAACAGCAAATACATGTAAATGGGCATAAGCCTAGTCAGAGAAGACCATGGACGCGAGACGAAGAGAAAGCTTTTAGACACGCCCTTGAATTAAACGGACCACATTGGTCAAAAATTCTTGAGTTATTTGGGAAAGGCGGTAAGATCAATGAAGCTTTGAAGAATAGAAATCAAGTCCAACTCAAAGATAAAGCCCGAAATTGGAAAGTGTTCTATTTGAAAAACGGAATGGAATTGCCGCTGTATTTGAAGACTGTTACGGGTAATTTGGAGGATAGAGTCAAGAGGAGTATATCGCGACAAGAAAAAACAGCTGCGGCGCCTGTTCCTAatgttcaaaatcaaaaaaagagaCAGCAACAAGAGCAAGCTAAGGAGCAGGAGCAACGAAATCAACGCGATGAAGACACTAACATTGATAGCAGCTTTAAGTGA